A genomic region of Amphiura filiformis chromosome 6, Afil_fr2py, whole genome shotgun sequence contains the following coding sequences:
- the LOC140154165 gene encoding uncharacterized protein: protein MGSPVSPLAANIYMEYLEQAAIMTAPIECKPKFWKRYVDDILEVVAKDAVKPLTDHLNQVDDTQSIKFTFEEEVDGKIPFLDTLIVRRDNGSVKLLVYRKATHTNQYLNFKSHHPFTKNLL, encoded by the coding sequence ATGGGTAGCCCGGTATCCCCATTAGCAGCCAACATCTACATGGAATACTTAGAGCAAGCAGCCATCATGACAGCTCCCATTGAATGTAAGCCCAAGTTTTGGAAAAGATACGTCGACGACATCCTGGAAGTAGTAGCCAAAGACGCAGTTAAGCCGCTTACTGACCATCTCAACCAAGTGGACGATACGCAGTCAATCAAATTCACTTTTGAGGAGGAAGTCGACGGAAAGATACCATTCTTGGATACGCTTATCGTTCGCCGCGATAATGGATCCGTAAAGCTCTTAGTCTACCGTAAAGCTACACATACCAACCAGTACCTGAACTTCAAGTCCCACCACCCCTTCACCAAAAACTTGTTGTAG